Below is a genomic region from Bdellovibrionota bacterium.
AGGATGCCGCCACCAACTCTTATTCGGCCACAACGCTATCCCAATTCAAGACGTCCGGAAGCGACTCAACCGCGCCTTATGTGACCGCCGTCTACCCCCAGGACGGGGCCTCGAGCGTATCTCTCAATACGAGCATCCAGGTCACATTCAACGAGGCCGTTCTCGCATCGACGATCACCAGCGCGAGTTTTACGCTTACAACCGCGACCGGCGGTTGCACGAGTCCGGTGGCCGGCACGAGATCCGTTTCCGCGGACGGAAAGACGATAACGCTCACGCCTACCGCAAATCTGTGCCAAAGCGCCAGTTACACAATCACGGTCACTACGACCGTTACCGATCTCGCCACAAACACCCTCGCGGCCAATTTCACGTCCTCTTTCACATCCGGTGCCGCAACGGATACGACGCAGCCGACGATCGTCGCATTCTACCCGCCCGACCAAGCCACCAACGTAAATGAGAATATTCTCCCCCAGATCACATTCAGCGAGCCGATGCTCCCGAGTTCCATCAATACGACGAACATCCATTTGGAAAACGACGGCACGAACGAACCTATTGCCGCGTCCGTGTCGCTGTCGTCGGACGGCCTGACGGCCACGCTGACGCCGATCGATCCGTTGGACCTGGGCGCCCAATACTTGGTTTCCGTTGAATATCTATGCCAGGACCTAGCCCTGAACTATTTATTGAACCCGCAGACCTCGCAGTTCACCGTGCAGAGTTCACCTGACGCCACCGGTCCGAACGTCACCGCAATTACACCGGCCGACAATTCAGCGGATGTCAGCATTTATACCGCCGTCGTCGTCGCCTTCGACGAACAGATCGACCCGAACACCGTCCACACGGGAACCATCCTCCTCGAAAACACGAGCACGACGCCGGCCACGGGCGTGAGCGGTTCGGTGACGGTCGCACAGGACGGTCTGTCGGCCACGTTCACACAGCTCAGCGCACCGCTCACAAAGAACAAACCGTACCGCGTCACGGTAAAAAGCGGTTCCCTCGGCTGCACAACGTGCGTCAAGGATCTCGCGGGAAATCCGCTGGGATATCCGTCCAGTTCGGCCGATGTCACGAGTTCGTTCAACACGGAGTTTAAAGATGAAGAACTGCCGCCCCGCGTCATCGGCGTGGCGCCGGGTAACACGGCCACGGGGATTCCGATCAACGCGAAGGTGATCCTCACGTTCTCCGAGGCGGTTCAGGCCTCTTCCATCACGGACAATTCAGTCTATGTGACGATCCCCCCCAGCACGACGCACGTAACCGGAACGCTCCGTCTGATGTCCGACGGAATCAACGTCCGATTTACCCCGTCGTCCGATCTGACGGGAAATACGACCTACCAGGTGAACGTGACCAACGGCGTCAAGGACCTCACCGGCAATGGAGCCACGACTTTTACGTCCACGTTCATGACGACGAACGCGGCTCCGCCGAACGACGTCGACAGTACGGGTCCGGTGCTCGATTCCGCGTCCTCGTATTCGCCGCCGTATTCCTCGGCGGTGCCGATCACGATTCCTTCCGGCACAACGAACGTCCCGCGGTGGCGGAGCATCTATCTCACGTTCAACGAGGAGATCGATCCGAGCACGGTCAACATTTTGAACAACGTCCAGCTGATCCGGAACATCGACTCGAGCAAGGTTCCCGTGCGCCTTTCGATGAGCGCCGACGCCAAGTCGATCATCGTAAATCCGGTCAGTCTTCTCGCGAACCTCGAGACCTACACGATCAACTTGAAAACCGGACTCCAGAATATTTCCGGCCTCCCGCTCCAGTCGTTCACGACGTTCCAGTTCACGACGGAAAGCAACGCGTCCTCGCCGGCGCTTTACGTTTCCAACGTGTCTCCGGCGAACGGTTCCACCAATCAACCGACGAACACCCTCGTCACGATCACGCTCTCCGAGGAGGTGGACCCCGACACGATCGTCAACGGCAACGTTTCGGTCACGCCTCAAGGCGGAGGCGCGCCCCCCAAAGGGGACCTCACGATCTCGCTCGATTCCACGCGCAAGATCATCACGGTCTCGCCCCAAACGGTCTATCAGAACAACACGACGTATACGGTCCGGTTGAAAACCAAGCTCGTCGACGACGGGAATAACGGCTTGAGTTGCTCGACGTCAACAGTCGGAAGCTGCGACTCCCCGTCAAATCCGACCGACTGGATCTCGACGTTTCGAACGTAATCAGGGCACAACCACTGACGCAGACGTCCCGTCGCTTCCGGTCACGGAAACCGTATCCCCCGAGATCGCGCTCACGGTCGCTTTAAAACTCCCATCCCGCCCGGCCTGAACCGAGGTAATCGCTCCGGCGGAGTCCGTGAATGTAAGCGCGGCGTTACTCGCCACCGATCCGGCTTCGCCCAAGACATTGCCCACGCTCGGTCGAAAATTCCTCAGATGATTGAGTTCCACGGCTGACATTCCGGTCATATCGGGAGACTCGTAAATCAATTGGAGGTCCGCCTTGGCATGATCGGCCGAAAACGACGGAGACACGTACGAATAGTGGGCAAATACGGCCGTTTCCGAGGGCGCAAGCGTAAGAGAGTATTTGATTTCATACCGCCCCCCGACATCCAGCGGGAATATGACCGTATCGGGGCGCACCGAAGCTCCCGGTCCGGCGATCACGAATCCGATCAGAGGATTGCGGGCGTTCGCAACCATCGTGGTGAAGGCTCCAAAATCAACGGTTTTCGTAAACTCTGTCGCATCGTCTTGCGCCGTGACCAACCGGTACGGCGGGATTCCCCCGAATTCTCCTATGATCGTAAATGACAACGGCAAATCCGCACCCGCAAGATTCTTGAAAATATCCAAATGCCGAACGACGTCCTGATTTTCGAGAGTCAGGACCTTGCGGGTAACCTCCAGGCTCCCCGAATCGCTGATCACCGGGCCGAGCGCAAGTTCGCGGTCGTCCTCGAGCAGAGCGGGAGGCGAAGGAGCGCTGGTGTTGTAATCCGCGTCGCCGGGAAAACCCGTTTGACCGCAAAGTGGGTCGCTTACATCGCAGAAAGTTTCGGTCTCGACCGTTAAGGCCACCGCTCC
It encodes:
- a CDS encoding Ig-like domain-containing protein is translated as MRRFTHNFLLRTLAVLLGLFFLNCSSRDQKDSEPVLLGSFEITYDALTENVTVQPIETSRSGLKAGQAVSGGNHSLLDWDDSIKDNLGLVTISNCAPSNWNGATKVVSHNFKINNVSASTILSPIEFRVTGMYFIDAPPLVTEINTNLDGQGCLPNPITLSNCDSNSNGQFDTMWPDDDSTTVGNYADDPGWNFSTLLNGDTQLGVSESSECAFMQFKLNRAGSFGFYTDVFGRLAGTIPAPSVSVNPTGSPVNDSSPLFTVTLNSPANQVRISGGSSEVTCADDTDGVVNTCDLNASAGTVVVDYSLKTNESNTVSVFQGDGVDESPATVLVIVHDNQNPEVVSILPPNNSINFSPNGNVLITFDGDLLASTVSTSTFLLYRDGGVQNCSSFTGGAIGRAVSQPSASEVSIDPSGTLLQNTIYCVVVCGVSDISGTPCGGNYVQDAATNSYSATTLSQFKTSGSDSTAPYVTAVYPQDGASSVSLNTSIQVTFNEAVLASTITSASFTLTTATGGCTSPVAGTRSVSADGKTITLTPTANLCQSASYTITVTTTVTDLATNTLAANFTSSFTSGAATDTTQPTIVAFYPPDQATNVNENILPQITFSEPMLPSSINTTNIHLENDGTNEPIAASVSLSSDGLTATLTPIDPLDLGAQYLVSVEYLCQDLALNYLLNPQTSQFTVQSSPDATGPNVTAITPADNSADVSIYTAVVVAFDEQIDPNTVHTGTILLENTSTTPATGVSGSVTVAQDGLSATFTQLSAPLTKNKPYRVTVKSGSLGCTTCVKDLAGNPLGYPSSSADVTSSFNTEFKDEELPPRVIGVAPGNTATGIPINAKVILTFSEAVQASSITDNSVYVTIPPSTTHVTGTLRLMSDGINVRFTPSSDLTGNTTYQVNVTNGVKDLTGNGATTFTSTFMTTNAAPPNDVDSTGPVLDSASSYSPPYSSAVPITIPSGTTNVPRWRSIYLTFNEEIDPSTVNILNNVQLIRNIDSSKVPVRLSMSADAKSIIVNPVSLLANLETYTINLKTGLQNISGLPLQSFTTFQFTTESNASSPALYVSNVSPANGSTNQPTNTLVTITLSEEVDPDTIVNGNVSVTPQGGGAPPKGDLTISLDSTRKIITVSPQTVYQNNTTYTVRLKTKLVDDGNNGLSCSTSTVGSCDSPSNPTDWISTFRT